From the Hordeum vulgare subsp. vulgare chromosome 1H, MorexV3_pseudomolecules_assembly, whole genome shotgun sequence genome, the window ccttccggtaatcaaatgaggtcatcctatatatcaatcttcgtttccggaccattccagaaacccttgtgacgtccgtgaactcatccgggactccgaacaacattcggtaaccaaccatataactcaaatacgcataaaacaacgtcgaaccttaagtgtgcagaccctgcgggttcgagaactatgtagacatgacccgagtgactcctcggtcaatatccaatagcgggacctggatgcccatattggatcccacatattctacgaatatcttatcgtttgaacctcactgccaaggattcatataatcccgtatgtcattccctttatccttcggtatgttacttgcccgagattcgatcgtcagtatccgcatacctatttcaatctcgtttaccgacaagtctctttactcgttccgtaatacaagatcccgcaacttacactaagtcacattgcttgcaaggcttgtgtgtgatgttgtattatcgagtgggccccgagatacctctccgtcacacggagtgacaaatcccagtctcgatccatactaactcaacgaacaccttcgaagatacctgtagagcatctttatagtcacccagttatgttgcgacgtttgatacacataaagcattcctccggtgtcagtgagttatatgatctcatggtcataggaacaaatacttgacacgcagaaaacagtagcaacaaaatgacacgatcaatatgctaggtctattagtttgggtctagtccatcacgtgattctcctaatgacgtgatccagttatcaagcaacaacaccttgttcataatcagaagaccctgactatctttgatcaactcgctagccaactagaggcttgctagggacagtgttttgtctatgtatccacgcatgtatataagtcttcattcaatacaattacagcatggataataaacgattatcttgatacaggaattataataataactatatttattattgcctctagggcataattccaacatcagtttttaacggagcagccaacctgctaatggttgtgggggcggctatttatagcctgggagcatcccgacatgatttgacattaatgccctcaactaatatgaccgttggtgtggataagaccaatgatgtggcgtggctatcgaaacggtcgggaccctcaactgtgagagtcctcatgtcactcatattcctcacttgaggcttttggtaggattagtcttgggttaagcatcatgaggaaattcattccaatgtgttacctcgaccctctttaacagtacggtgttcctattactcaagtgtgaagaaaataaaacaaaaagagtaaatcttcatgcttcaaagtcttcagaatgattttcttcaggacacaccgaattcctcaatttcaatatcttcatgaggaatatcaatttcatcgcaaattcttcgcgattcaaatcttcagcttcagaccaatttcttcaaccgaagatatacatttttaggggtcgatattcatcgaatatttcaaactcctcagcgacttatagatcatgtgtacactcatgaacgcattagatacttaacctataagtcttcaaaccaccaaaatcactaaggggcactaaatGCACTTACAATCCCGtctccgacgactgctaccctgacggtgcctactactacgtggaggccactgaagaccaggagtagttaggaggcttccacgcaggaggcctcgcctcattcgatcgttgtatcttttgtgctagccttctctaaggtacCTCatattttatgtctgtactcagatatttgttgcttccgctgacttgtgtgtttatcgagcttctgtattctagcccccgaggcccctggcttgtaatatgaagcttgtattttttatttgtgtctagagttgtgttttgatatcttcccgtgagtccttgagcttggttgtacacatttgcatgtatgattagcgtacgatcaaatcgagggcgtcacaagttggtatcagagccgactgcttgtaggtagcccccttcccAACTCCTTAGCCGAAGTTGAGTCCAGTACTTGAAAACCTTAataactttgatgttgtggcttatggcccacatctcaatcgggtggtattagtatctttaacttcttttctatactctgggttctactctctcttctctttcaggttaaagatgttactaactctaactctaggttctcgtaactaaTTTCTCTCTGAGAGACCCCCATTCCAGACGATGGATTGATTCGTCAGAAGACTCTGAAGATACGctccgatgttctctcgagaacttgtgctcatcccttttgcgatttcccttcctccgtcaacccctacgGACGACGGGTTAAAAGCTCTTTAGAAGGTGTTCCATAAAATTATAGAAGCTCTTTAGAAGGTGTTCCATAAAATTATAGAAGCTCTTTACAAGGTGCTTCATAAAATCCTAAACTAGAATCTAGGGTCCAATTTCTTGTTTTTTATGAAGCTAGGAGGTGCTCCATAAAATTATAGAAGCTAGAGTTAGAGCAAAATTATGGGTAATTTCGATTCAACTCCAGCTTTTATAATTTTATGAATTTTGCTCAAATTTCAGCTTCTATAATTTtacgaaggagaaggaaaatcgGGAGCCGCTACGCTTTACCACGAGCCCCtaggaaaaagagaaagaaagaggAAAGCGATTAAAAATTGGGCAGGACGCTAGGGTGCGGTGCGGTGGTAGCCCGACCGAAGCAATCCCACTGCGGCGGCCTCTCCCTCCGCCCCACGCAAGGCACCCGACCTCCCACTCAAAAATCCCccacaccccaccccaccccacccgggACGCCACTCCGCCGCATGAGCCGGGCCGCCTCCCAGCCCCACCGGCGTCCGCAGCCATGGGAGCCCAGCAGAGCGTCAATGCCGGCAAAGGTccgttccccctcccctcccctcccctccctccctccccctcgcccGCTCCCTCGTTTCGTCGCCCCGCGCGCGCGTGCCTGACGTGTTTGTGTGAATGCCGCAGCCAAGGTGGATTTGCACGTCGACCTCACCCACATGCTCTGCGaggccctcctgctgccgcccctgAGGTGCTCGCCCTTTCGCCCCTCACTAGAAGCCATTGGTTGGTTTCGTTGCAGACCTTCGATTGCTGACTCTCTTGTTTTCTTGGCCTGCTTCTTTTCCCAGCAGCTCCAGCGCCACCATCTCGCAGATCGTCGGAAGGTTCTCATTCCTAAGTCTATAATTTTATTTTCACGCGCCTTCCAGGATTCACGCGGGCATATTCGGCTGATTCGTGCGCGTGTTGCTGTGTTTCACTTGACATGCGTCCCGGAACACCTGTCTGGGCTTATGAATGATTACTGCTTCAACTTTGCACCGTTTTGTTCTGAGCTGTCAAGTTTGGTCTGCAGGATCTCCCTCAAGCACCCGAGCCTGTTTGGGAGGAGCGAGAAGTTGGACGTGGTACTGGATAAGGGTGTCAATGACTCTAATGTCGTTGTTGCCTTCAGGCGCCCAAGGCCCGAATGGTTATCGCAGCAGTCGTTTGTCATTCAGGTCTGCATTCTGTTTGATTCTATCTCGGCTTCTTAGCTGGGCCTTCTGTCTGAAATTAAATAAGCATGCTGCACTGCTATAGCAAAAACATGTTATAGCGTTTTAAATTGTTGCTAAACAATTTATACTCCTTTGATCTTGTTAACAGTACTCATTTCTCATTTCCATTGATATTCTAAATCTGTCGTGTTCTCTGCACTAGAAATGGGTAAAAGAGATTTATTAGAGCGATAGTTGATCTTTTGATCCTAGTGTTCACGAGATATAGGGAAACATTAAACCCAAACACCGGATGACATATTTAACACTAATCACTGTACAAAAATTGAAGGTCTCAAGTTAATTTTCTTCTCCCGAGCAAGGAGAGATATCGTGGCTTCTTTGATCAAAATTGAAATAGGGTCTTGAGTTACTGAAAACATTGAAAAAACTGAAACAGAAACAAAGTAAGTACAACAATACACCTGTATATATTGTGTGATGGGCCTGCAACTCAAATACTCAATGATGTGTCTTGTTCTTGATTAGAATTGAGAATTAGTAGCTAGGTCCTCTCTTATGTTGCATGTGTGGGGCTGTGGACCTGTGCTACTTTACATGTTGCCACTTGCCAGTCTATTTCACTTGTTGCCAGACCATCACAAATCACAATCCCTTGGTGCTTCCTACCGACCCGAGGTAACCGCCTTGGCATGCTGGGGCGTTGGATCCACCAGTGTCTGAACTTATAATGAAGTATTAAGCAGAAGACATTATTTGCCATAGTAATTGGAGCAGTTAATGGTTCTATTATCTTGTGAAGTGGTAGGTATGATGAACCTTATCCCAGAATAGAGTTGCTCATCATAAGACCGTCCCATAACTATTAGTATTGGTGGGAAGACACCATCCCTGGACTTTCTGCTTGTGAGGGATGAGGTGGTGACGGACCAATTCATTCCATTCTTCGAACCGAACAAGTGGATTATGTTTGGAGTTAAGATTGGATGGTCCATTCACGGTGTTGTTCCTCAAACCAAACCCCTTATTAATGTGCTCGTAGTCTACACTGAGCTTGACCTTTGTCATATTGTTTCCATTATGAATGTTCAGCTACTATGATGAAATTTGGTTGGGTTATGTTTCAAATCACTACCTAATGATctgaacgctcttatatttctttatggagggagtagtttCGAAAAGTGGTTAGGATTTGTAAGTTGTCTTTTCTGTTCACACATTTTCTTGTTTCCCTGCTTATTTGAGCAATCAGCACTCGATGACACCAGAAGTTGCGGTGCATGGTTTTCCTGCTGACAACTTCACACGGTCAGGGAGCAGAGGGGTAAATCTAAGTCGGTTGTCGCTTGGCGTGGAGATTAATGAACCGACAACATCAAACTGGACTTCTGGAACCAGTGTTAAGTTTGAGGTGAGCATCTAGTAAAATTCAGTTGTTTGCATCTTTTTCAGTCTGTACAACTTCTCTTATCAGTTGTCCTTTCCCTCCAGCATATCCGTCCTGTTAATAATGATGGGCGTTCCATATCCAGGGACCACGATGGCTTTCCCCTAACATGCAGGTAATAGGAGTACTTTCTCGAACGTGCCCTTTGATACAGTAAAGAGAAGACTATTTGTTTAATGTTCTTTCATGATGCAGTGGTAACCTCCATGACAACATGATTATCTTGAAGCAAGAGTCTGGCTACGCAGATGTTAAGGATAATAGCTTCTTAAGAGTAAGTTTGTCTCTATTTCATCTCCATCTTTACTTGACTTGACTGTAACTCCATCTTATCCTATAGTTCCCAATGACAGGTTAATTTCCAAATGGAACAAGGATTGCCACTTGTACCAAAATCACTGACTTTTAACAGAGTGAAATGTACTGTTTCGAAAGGCATTAAATTGGGGCCAACATTTTTGGTTACTAGGTACTGCATATGCCTACTGTACTGCAGCAAAACTCTACTATGAAAGTTAGTTAATCTCTTCCTATGCTGCAGCTTGACAGGCGGTTCCATTGTGGGCGACATGGCACCGTATCAAGCATTTGCAATAGGTGGACTTGGTAGTGTCCGGGGTTATGGCGAGGGTGCAGTTGGTTCAGGAAGACTGTGCCTAATTGGTAACTGCGAATATACGGTCCCTTTGGTATGTAAAACAACAATCCATATATAATCCCCAAAACAATTTATGCAGTCTGTAAGTCAAACTTGGTAACCGAAGAACCAGAAGTAACTAGAAGTTGCATCCAAACATGGAACGGATAACAAGATGCAATCACATAGACATGTTCATATTTACTTGGACATATATTGTTCTCTTGTTTTGTCATCATTCTTACGTTATGTACTTTATGCAATATtcgcctttttcttcttctcctttcctcATTTTGATTTGTTACCTTTTCTCCTGTTGCATATACGGGTCAATTAATGGGATAATAGTTAATAGGTAGTGTCTGAATGCAAGAGAAATATATCAGATACTGCAAAGTACTGTGATGAGGAATTGTGATTTAAGGGTACA encodes:
- the LOC123447555 gene encoding outer envelope protein 39, chloroplastic isoform X2 codes for the protein MGAQQSVNAGKAKVDLHVDLTHMLCEALLLPPLSSSATISQIVGRISLKHPSLFGRSEKLDVVLDKGVNDSNVVVAFRRPRPEWLSQQSFVIQHSMTPEVAVHGFPADNFTRSGSRGVNLSRLSLGVEINEPTTSNWTSGTSVKFEHIRPVNNDGRSISRDHDGFPLTCSGNLHDNMIILKQESGYADVKDNSFLRVNFQMEQGLPLVPKSLTFNRVKCTVSKGIKLGPTFLVTSLTGGSIVGDMAPYQAFAIGGLGSVRGYGEGAVGSGRLCLIGNCEYTVPLAKNLEGSLFMDRGSDLGSARHVPGNPALRQGKPGFGVGFGYGVHFNTDIGQIRVDYAMNAFSRKTFYFSINSGGAGS
- the LOC123447555 gene encoding outer envelope protein 39, chloroplastic isoform X1, with product MGAQQSVNAGKAKVDLHVDLTHMLCEALLLPPLSSSSATISQIVGRISLKHPSLFGRSEKLDVVLDKGVNDSNVVVAFRRPRPEWLSQQSFVIQHSMTPEVAVHGFPADNFTRSGSRGVNLSRLSLGVEINEPTTSNWTSGTSVKFEHIRPVNNDGRSISRDHDGFPLTCSGNLHDNMIILKQESGYADVKDNSFLRVNFQMEQGLPLVPKSLTFNRVKCTVSKGIKLGPTFLVTSLTGGSIVGDMAPYQAFAIGGLGSVRGYGEGAVGSGRLCLIGNCEYTVPLAKNLEGSLFMDRGSDLGSARHVPGNPALRQGKPGFGVGFGYGVHFNTDIGQIRVDYAMNAFSRKTFYFSINSGGAGS